From a region of the Halanaerobium hydrogeniformans genome:
- a CDS encoding patatin-like phospholipase family protein: protein MKKILMAFMFVIIFTISFQAAAADVDEQLLLSDDAQEIEFGGEIYIVQDLKGFQERLRVDDRPVVGLALAGGGARAISNLGVIKALVEHDIPIDLIVGTSMGSIIGNLYSSGLSVEQLEEIMTDTPFSDLFQFGGGRALLETKKLNLFAERVAPNKSLEEFLIPTAQLSFDLKEGRKYLLTRGKISEVLQAAYSIPGYFPIHEFNDRYFMDAGVVESSPAKSAALLGADYVIATHMPTDEEDEDYGGILASSGRFIQILQDKYTSEILSEYADFEISIDVGNYTFMDFNYAARLVELGYQQTLENIDEIKSELAVRNIPLQKTEAREYYDVDQTLRDLEFDRLVTEARGISPLIHYGRDYSFFQPELFRSPLNEFQLGLEAYHNRLNFSLLGPGSSSWTENYEASFRFKKLTDSLDYNLLYGRNEEQADDYESRLKFFGQRFNLSAGFGRRKEEEYYLLGSNFRYMGDDLQWRSENSLFYRKEASGFGVLSSHLINYDLSPAWGIGLKSVYNNTEIARSPLIYKGQELDDYQPKFQAALNLNYNYELLIPYQISNFFQMTDIGGYFFIDYFHEESWGDGSFAIGPALNAKLYLLGLKPLELDLYAAHDFEENDQRYGIQISYSF, encoded by the coding sequence TTGAAAAAAATTCTTATGGCCTTTATGTTTGTTATAATTTTCACTATTTCTTTTCAGGCTGCTGCAGCTGATGTTGATGAGCAGCTGCTTTTAAGTGATGATGCTCAAGAAATAGAATTTGGGGGCGAAATATATATTGTTCAGGATTTAAAGGGCTTTCAGGAGAGATTGAGAGTTGATGATAGACCTGTTGTTGGGCTGGCCCTTGCCGGGGGAGGAGCTAGAGCTATTTCCAATCTGGGAGTGATTAAAGCCCTGGTAGAACATGATATTCCCATAGATTTAATTGTAGGGACGAGTATGGGTTCTATTATCGGTAACCTCTACAGCAGTGGTCTTTCCGTAGAACAGTTAGAAGAAATTATGACAGATACACCCTTTTCTGACCTCTTTCAATTTGGTGGGGGTAGAGCTCTGCTTGAAACTAAAAAGTTAAATCTATTTGCCGAGAGAGTGGCACCAAATAAAAGTTTAGAAGAATTTTTGATTCCAACGGCTCAGCTAAGTTTTGACCTTAAAGAAGGCAGGAAATATTTACTGACCAGGGGAAAAATTTCTGAGGTGCTTCAGGCTGCTTATTCTATTCCCGGTTATTTTCCCATTCATGAATTTAATGACCGCTATTTTATGGATGCCGGGGTTGTTGAATCATCACCTGCCAAGTCGGCTGCTCTATTGGGAGCAGATTATGTGATCGCTACTCATATGCCAACAGATGAAGAGGATGAAGATTATGGTGGTATATTAGCCTCTAGTGGTCGCTTCATTCAGATTCTCCAGGATAAATATACAAGTGAAATCTTATCTGAATATGCAGATTTTGAGATTTCAATCGATGTTGGTAATTATACCTTTATGGATTTTAATTATGCGGCTCGGCTGGTTGAGCTTGGTTATCAACAGACCTTAGAAAATATAGATGAAATCAAATCTGAGCTTGCTGTAAGGAATATTCCTCTCCAAAAAACAGAAGCAAGAGAATACTATGATGTGGATCAGACCTTAAGGGATTTAGAATTTGACAGGCTGGTTACAGAAGCACGTGGTATTAGTCCTTTAATTCATTATGGAAGGGATTATTCATTTTTCCAACCTGAACTTTTCCGCAGTCCTTTAAATGAATTTCAGCTGGGGCTGGAAGCCTATCACAATAGATTGAATTTCTCTCTTTTAGGGCCTGGTTCATCCAGCTGGACCGAAAATTATGAGGCCTCTTTTAGGTTTAAAAAGCTAACAGATAGCCTCGATTATAATCTTCTCTATGGTAGAAATGAGGAGCAAGCTGATGATTATGAGAGTAGACTGAAATTTTTTGGTCAGCGCTTTAATCTTTCAGCCGGTTTTGGCCGTAGAAAAGAAGAAGAATATTATCTACTGGGGAGTAATTTCCGCTATATGGGAGATGATCTACAGTGGAGATCAGAAAACAGTCTTTTTTATCGTAAAGAAGCAAGTGGGTTTGGGGTTTTGAGTTCCCATCTGATTAATTATGATTTAAGTCCTGCCTGGGGAATTGGTTTAAAATCTGTTTACAATAATACCGAGATTGCCAGATCACCTCTGATCTATAAGGGGCAGGAATTAGATGATTATCAGCCTAAATTTCAGGCTGCTTTAAATTTAAATTATAATTATGAGCTTTTGATTCCCTATCAGATTTCTAATTTCTTTCAGATGACCGATATTGGCGGTTACTTTTTTATCGATTATTTTCACGAAGAAAGTTGGGGGGATGGCAGTTTTGCTATCGGCCCGGCCCTGAATGCAAAACTCTATTTGCTCGGTTTAAAACCACTCGAATTAGATCTTTATGCAGCTCACGATTTTGAAGAAAATGATCAGCGTTATGGGATTCAGATAAGTTATAGTTTTTGA
- the galU gene encoding UTP--glucose-1-phosphate uridylyltransferase GalU gives MKVKKAVIPAAGWGTRMLPATKAQPKEMIPIVDKPTIQYIVEEAVEAGIEDILIITSKDKQSIEDHFDKSTALEKALKEKGKTEMLETVQNISDMITIHSVRQKEQKGLGHAILCAKTFVGDDPFAVLLGDDIIRSDKAVIKQMIEIYEAKETAVLGCQTVAEEDVSKYGIVKYSSREDDIYVVEDMVEKPALDEAPSRLGILGRYIITPDIFEILEKTPPGKGGEIQLTDALRTLLEQRTVYAYDFEGKRYDVGNKFGFLQTTVEFALARDDLGEDFKEYLVELMEEL, from the coding sequence ATGAAGGTAAAAAAAGCAGTGATTCCGGCAGCAGGCTGGGGAACCCGTATGCTACCGGCGACAAAGGCACAGCCAAAGGAAATGATTCCTATAGTAGATAAACCTACTATTCAATATATAGTTGAAGAAGCGGTAGAGGCAGGAATCGAAGATATTTTAATCATAACCTCTAAAGACAAACAGAGTATTGAAGATCATTTTGATAAATCAACCGCTTTAGAAAAAGCCCTAAAAGAAAAGGGTAAAACAGAAATGTTAGAAACTGTCCAGAATATTTCTGATATGATCACCATCCATTCTGTAAGACAGAAAGAACAGAAGGGTTTAGGCCATGCAATCTTATGTGCTAAGACCTTTGTTGGTGATGATCCTTTTGCGGTTCTTTTGGGGGATGATATTATCAGATCAGATAAAGCGGTTATCAAACAGATGATAGAGATCTATGAAGCCAAAGAAACAGCTGTTTTAGGCTGTCAGACAGTTGCTGAAGAAGATGTCAGCAAATATGGAATTGTTAAATACAGCAGCAGGGAAGATGATATTTATGTGGTAGAAGATATGGTAGAAAAACCGGCTTTAGATGAAGCTCCATCAAGGCTTGGGATTCTGGGCCGCTATATTATTACACCTGATATTTTTGAGATCCTAGAAAAAACACCTCCAGGTAAGGGAGGAGAAATCCAGCTTACAGATGCTTTAAGGACTTTGTTGGAGCAAAGAACTGTTTATGCTTATGATTTTGAGGGTAAGCGATATGATGTTGGTAATAAGTTTGGCTTTTTACAGACAACGGTAGAATTTGCTCTGGCCAGAGATGATCTTGGTGAAGATTTTAAAGAATATTTAGTAGAGTTAATGGAAGAACTTTAA
- a CDS encoding radical SAM protein, which yields MENSRLKVSIIDGYLDEPSCLGVPPYISPHVRYLWGALLEAGIETDRLSYLTIDSLRQDKENHLNQLEAEDIVILIAGTTVPGHYLGGQPASAAEIKEIGQKLFYPTKVLGGPITLIEKMREKFKNDFDILSSEVAAFDIYQRLLKKEIPQEMIAEKISDWAIKGAKLVKEHPNYPHLLAELETFRGCPRPKHCAFCSERLKKISYSRSPEEISREVKAMAEEGVHHYRLGAQTDILLYGAELKNGSFNLNPAQIKDLYQGIRKADPQLKVLHMDNMNPAQIAKNPETAAEIIETISSYNTPGDTAAFGLESADPVVLNKNNIDSTVEENYFAIKMLNEIGGQREEGIPKLLPGINFIHGLIGESEKTFDHNYQFLKKLLEDGLLLRRINIRQVVRLGSYPEVKYSQGQFKKYKQKINKNINQKMLQQVFPKGVILKDLYSEKQKGSLNYCRQLGTYPILTAVIGKNDDFFKEVKVIDHGYRSITALKWPQKFSDLKQKELEALPGIGAKRAAKIIVEQPQSKKELKKILGESFNFKQLEEFSRF from the coding sequence ATGGAAAATTCCAGATTAAAAGTTAGCATCATAGATGGATATTTAGATGAACCATCCTGTCTTGGTGTACCACCATATATTTCACCCCATGTGCGTTATCTCTGGGGTGCCCTCCTGGAAGCGGGAATCGAAACAGACAGGCTCAGCTATTTAACGATCGACTCCCTGCGCCAGGATAAAGAAAATCATCTCAATCAACTTGAAGCAGAAGATATTGTCATTTTGATTGCGGGAACAACTGTGCCCGGTCATTATCTTGGTGGCCAACCTGCCTCTGCAGCAGAGATTAAAGAAATCGGTCAGAAATTGTTTTATCCGACCAAGGTTTTAGGTGGTCCCATCACCCTGATTGAGAAAATGAGAGAAAAATTTAAAAATGATTTTGATATTTTAAGCTCAGAAGTTGCCGCATTTGATATCTACCAGCGGCTGCTAAAAAAGGAAATCCCTCAAGAAATGATAGCAGAAAAAATAAGTGACTGGGCTATCAAAGGGGCAAAACTTGTCAAAGAGCATCCCAATTATCCCCATCTGCTCGCAGAATTAGAAACTTTCAGGGGCTGTCCCAGGCCCAAACACTGTGCCTTCTGTAGTGAAAGATTAAAAAAAATAAGTTATAGCCGTTCTCCAGAGGAGATCAGCAGAGAAGTTAAAGCAATGGCTGAAGAAGGTGTTCACCATTATCGATTGGGTGCCCAAACAGATATCCTCCTCTATGGAGCTGAACTTAAAAATGGCAGTTTTAATTTAAACCCGGCTCAGATAAAAGATCTTTATCAGGGGATCAGAAAAGCTGACCCTCAGCTAAAGGTACTGCATATGGATAATATGAACCCGGCCCAGATAGCCAAAAATCCAGAAACTGCTGCAGAAATCATCGAAACCATCAGCAGCTATAATACCCCCGGTGATACAGCCGCCTTCGGCCTGGAATCAGCAGATCCGGTGGTCCTCAATAAAAACAATATCGACAGTACTGTAGAAGAAAACTACTTTGCCATCAAAATGCTTAATGAGATCGGCGGGCAGCGGGAAGAAGGTATCCCCAAATTACTGCCTGGAATCAACTTTATCCATGGACTTATCGGTGAAAGCGAAAAAACTTTTGATCACAACTATCAGTTCTTAAAAAAGCTGCTTGAAGATGGTCTGCTTTTAAGAAGGATCAATATCAGACAGGTTGTCCGTTTAGGCAGCTACCCTGAAGTCAAATACAGTCAGGGCCAGTTTAAAAAGTATAAACAGAAGATCAATAAAAATATAAACCAAAAAATGCTGCAGCAGGTTTTCCCGAAGGGGGTAATCCTTAAAGACCTCTATTCTGAAAAACAAAAGGGTTCTTTAAATTACTGCAGACAGCTGGGAACCTATCCGATTCTAACTGCTGTGATCGGAAAAAATGATGATTTCTTTAAAGAGGTAAAGGTCATCGACCATGGTTATCGATCGATTACCGCCCTTAAGTGGCCACAGAAATTTAGCGATTTAAAACAAAAAGAACTGGAAGCCCTGCCCGGCATCGGTGCCAAAAGAGCGGCCAAAATAATAGTTGAACAACCGCAATCTAAAAAGGAACTTAAAAAAATACTGGGAGAAAGTTTTAACTTTAAGCAATTAGAGGAATTTTCCCGCTTTTAA
- a CDS encoding phosphodiester glycosidase family protein, which produces MQKLKNLKKIGKYLFLCLALLLLFSLQAEANFFENGLQHYINSNHWLSIPVFQPADRIEIRAEKDTVLRASGQEEFELEKGRSYFITQAAQSKADGWAIQLYATAEEENALQMQEELAVQFAEEITIEKEDELYKVLIGNFAERAEVDEFREDLRAEGYEGWPRLIDSEAEQISSGELGFYTALGERLMTASIFEIEGSFDARANKLEGKYSFSLLDDQVSIRRQTDLEGLTASLLQNFLSADDPPEALKAQAVLYRTSLLYQIETQGTQMQGINNIVLREADPVFKEAAAATKDLVLIRNDSFFYDADLSLREIRKPRAGIVPLADAAYNYQEIINYYYGRAEIANLNDLMDRESRFKTNISYGLSFEEIREMSWEGPRFLTIMELNLNLDRMQLKPVLARDIVQGREDLSDLVGRYSALAGINGGFFDHTGRPLGLVYLDGQLASEPLHSRTALLIDESGKAMIEPVDWQGKVLIPELEAEISLDGVNRKAESGEAVIFNRYFGDRMPELEDDYYDIVVRSDKILGVENNSRSRTPIAPNGYIIRVHRDKEAVLALIPELKDKEIDLEMKFQPDFELNNIRYGLGGGPQLLRDGEIEITGEAERFQSDILNYRAPRTALGITENQRLIMLTVDGRQQDTSIGMTLEELAEFLQELGVKDAMNLDGGGSSRMVVRGFTMSRPSEQRLISNGIIIESTN; this is translated from the coding sequence ATGCAAAAGCTAAAAAACCTTAAAAAAATTGGTAAATACCTGTTTCTTTGCTTAGCTTTACTCTTGCTTTTCAGTCTGCAGGCAGAGGCAAATTTTTTTGAAAATGGTCTGCAGCACTATATTAATAGTAATCACTGGCTTTCCATACCTGTTTTCCAGCCTGCAGATAGAATTGAGATCAGGGCAGAAAAAGATACAGTTTTAAGGGCTTCCGGACAGGAAGAATTTGAGCTGGAAAAGGGTAGATCATATTTCATCACCCAGGCAGCTCAGAGTAAAGCTGATGGTTGGGCCATTCAACTTTATGCGACCGCAGAGGAAGAAAACGCCCTGCAGATGCAGGAAGAACTTGCTGTACAGTTTGCCGAGGAGATTACTATTGAAAAAGAAGATGAACTTTACAAGGTTTTAATCGGTAATTTTGCCGAACGGGCTGAGGTAGATGAGTTCAGGGAAGATTTAAGGGCCGAAGGTTATGAAGGCTGGCCCAGGTTGATTGATTCAGAAGCAGAGCAGATCAGCAGTGGAGAACTGGGATTTTATACAGCCCTGGGAGAAAGGCTGATGACAGCCTCAATTTTTGAAATAGAGGGCTCTTTTGATGCTAGAGCCAATAAGCTTGAAGGCAAATATTCTTTTAGTCTTTTAGATGATCAGGTTTCTATCCGCCGGCAGACAGATTTAGAAGGCTTAACAGCTTCTCTACTGCAGAATTTTCTCTCAGCTGATGATCCACCAGAAGCTTTAAAGGCCCAGGCAGTCTTATATAGGACTTCCCTCTTATATCAGATTGAAACTCAAGGCACCCAAATGCAGGGGATTAATAATATCGTTTTAAGAGAAGCTGACCCCGTATTTAAAGAGGCTGCAGCAGCAACTAAAGATCTTGTTTTGATCAGAAATGATAGCTTTTTCTATGATGCAGATTTAAGCCTGAGGGAAATCAGAAAACCTAGAGCTGGTATAGTACCTCTGGCAGATGCAGCTTACAATTATCAGGAGATCATCAACTACTATTATGGTCGGGCAGAGATCGCCAATTTAAATGATTTAATGGACAGGGAAAGCAGATTCAAGACCAATATCAGCTATGGTTTAAGCTTTGAAGAAATCAGGGAGATGAGCTGGGAAGGCCCCCGGTTTTTAACCATTATGGAATTGAATCTTAACCTGGATCGGATGCAGTTAAAACCCGTTCTGGCCAGAGATATAGTACAGGGTAGAGAAGATTTAAGCGATCTGGTAGGAAGATATTCTGCTCTGGCAGGTATCAATGGTGGCTTTTTTGACCATACAGGAAGACCTCTTGGTCTGGTATATTTAGATGGTCAACTTGCCAGTGAGCCTCTTCACAGTAGGACCGCTCTCTTGATAGATGAGTCTGGAAAAGCGATGATAGAACCGGTGGACTGGCAGGGGAAAGTTCTTATACCGGAGCTGGAAGCAGAGATCAGCCTGGATGGAGTTAACAGAAAAGCTGAATCAGGTGAGGCTGTAATTTTTAACCGCTATTTTGGTGATCGCATGCCTGAGTTAGAAGACGATTATTATGACATTGTGGTTCGTTCAGATAAAATACTGGGGGTTGAAAATAATTCTAGAAGCAGGACTCCTATTGCACCAAACGGATATATTATCAGGGTTCACAGGGATAAAGAAGCCGTGCTGGCTTTGATTCCTGAACTAAAGGATAAAGAGATCGACCTGGAAATGAAATTTCAGCCTGATTTTGAGCTAAATAATATTCGCTATGGATTAGGAGGAGGACCCCAGCTGCTCAGGGATGGTGAAATAGAAATTACTGGTGAAGCAGAAAGATTCCAGTCTGATATTTTAAATTACAGGGCTCCTAGAACAGCCCTTGGTATTACAGAAAATCAGCGTTTAATAATGCTGACAGTTGATGGTAGACAGCAGGACACGAGTATCGGGATGACCTTAGAAGAACTGGCAGAATTTCTACAGGAACTTGGCGTCAAAGATGCCATGAACCTGGATGGAGGTGGCTCATCTAGAATGGTCGTCCGTGGTTTTACGATGAGTCGTCCCAGTGAACAGCGTTTAATAAGCAATGGAATCATAATTGAAAGTACAAATTAA
- a CDS encoding bifunctional heptose 7-phosphate kinase/heptose 1-phosphate adenyltransferase — MQKYASEDLIKYIKRFNEKKIMVLGDVIADRFVIADPDRLSREAPVLILRHKKEKVLAGGGANAAANIASLGAEVDLLGIRGDDASGRALIKELQGKNIITEGIFVDGSRPTAEKTRILAGGEQIVRQQVVRVDKLESSAISSKLQSYLLKYFKENIKRADAVLFSDYGNGIFSKKTCSRFIDEAAANEKITAVDSRYQLDAFKGAVIATPNLEEASQVYGKEIKTQAEVEEAGVEMRKRLNLKYLLITQGGAGMTLFAPDSKIEHIPAANFSEVFDVTGAGDTVVGTLILALAAKAPVEIAIRLANYAAGIVVRKSGVAVVSEEELIKEVIKNGS; from the coding sequence ATGCAGAAATATGCTTCAGAAGATCTGATTAAATATATAAAGCGTTTTAACGAGAAAAAGATTATGGTTTTAGGTGATGTAATTGCTGACCGTTTTGTGATTGCCGATCCTGACCGCCTTTCCCGGGAAGCCCCGGTTTTAATACTGCGCCACAAAAAAGAAAAAGTACTTGCAGGTGGTGGTGCAAATGCTGCCGCTAATATTGCCAGTCTGGGTGCAGAGGTAGATTTATTGGGGATCAGAGGAGATGATGCCTCAGGTAGAGCATTGATTAAAGAACTGCAGGGGAAGAATATTATAACAGAGGGGATCTTTGTTGATGGTTCCCGTCCTACTGCCGAAAAAACGAGGATTTTGGCCGGAGGAGAACAGATTGTAAGACAGCAGGTCGTCAGGGTTGATAAGCTTGAAAGTTCGGCAATATCTTCAAAACTGCAGTCTTATCTGCTCAAATATTTTAAGGAAAATATTAAAAGAGCAGATGCAGTGCTGTTTTCTGATTATGGTAACGGAATATTTTCTAAAAAAACTTGCAGCAGGTTTATCGATGAGGCAGCAGCTAATGAAAAAATAACTGCTGTTGACTCCCGCTATCAGCTTGATGCTTTTAAGGGGGCGGTAATAGCTACTCCCAACTTAGAAGAGGCTTCTCAGGTTTATGGTAAAGAGATAAAAACTCAGGCTGAGGTAGAAGAGGCTGGAGTTGAGATGAGAAAAAGGCTTAATTTAAAGTATCTGCTGATAACTCAGGGTGGAGCTGGGATGACACTTTTTGCTCCAGATTCTAAAATAGAGCATATTCCGGCTGCTAATTTTTCTGAAGTTTTTGATGTGACAGGTGCGGGTGATACTGTTGTTGGGACATTGATTCTGGCTTTAGCAGCTAAAGCCCCGGTTGAGATCGCGATCAGGCTGGCAAATTATGCTGCTGGAATAGTGGTTCGCAAAAGTGGAGTTGCGGTTGTTAGTGAAGAAGAATTGATAAAAGAAGTGATTAAAAATGGCAGCTAA
- the rfaE2 gene encoding D-glycero-beta-D-manno-heptose 1-phosphate adenylyltransferase: MAAKIMELAELKKEIRAKKAAGELIVFTNGCFDILHVGHIRYLKKAASLGDKLVLAVNSDSSVKEIKSKNRPFVPEEERMEILAALEMIDYLILFSEPNCKKLLGALKPQIYVKGGDYRIEDLPEAETVFAYGAKIVLITEVKGRSTTNLIKKIRESSD, from the coding sequence ATGGCAGCTAAAATTATGGAACTTGCAGAATTAAAAAAAGAGATCAGGGCAAAAAAGGCGGCAGGTGAGTTGATAGTTTTCACAAATGGATGTTTTGATATCCTTCATGTAGGCCATATCCGTTATTTAAAAAAGGCTGCATCTTTGGGAGACAAACTTGTACTTGCAGTTAATAGTGACAGTTCGGTAAAAGAGATCAAATCAAAGAACAGGCCCTTTGTACCAGAAGAAGAGAGAATGGAGATTTTGGCCGCTCTTGAGATGATCGATTATTTAATACTTTTTTCTGAGCCCAACTGTAAAAAGCTCCTGGGTGCGTTAAAGCCACAGATCTATGTTAAAGGTGGAGATTACAGGATCGAGGATCTACCTGAGGCAGAAACAGTTTTTGCTTATGGTGCTAAGATCGTTCTGATTACTGAGGTTAAGGGTCGTTCAACAACTAATTTAATAAAAAAAATCAGGGAGAGCAGTGATTGA
- the sigH gene encoding RNA polymerase sporulation sigma factor SigH: protein MFKEKEEEEIIEMAQAGNDFAIEYLIDQNMDIVYAKARFFFIKGLDRDDVIQEGRVGLYKAIRDYREGKGASFRGFSQLCVHRQLVSAIKKANRQKHMPLNTSASLDKSLDYGNETGRTFNEILPDEGENLERKFICQETLTTIVKELSRDLTDLEWNVFMLYLDSRSYQEISDQLDINVKTVDNALQRARKKIEDLREHYNLKGVVG, encoded by the coding sequence TTGTTTAAAGAGAAGGAAGAAGAAGAGATTATTGAGATGGCCCAGGCTGGCAATGACTTTGCCATTGAGTATTTAATAGACCAGAACATGGATATCGTTTATGCAAAAGCCAGGTTCTTTTTTATCAAAGGTTTAGACAGAGACGATGTTATTCAAGAGGGAAGAGTGGGTTTATATAAGGCAATCCGTGATTACCGGGAAGGAAAAGGAGCTTCTTTTCGAGGTTTTTCACAGCTATGTGTACACAGGCAGCTGGTATCAGCTATTAAAAAAGCTAATAGACAAAAACATATGCCTTTAAATACCTCTGCTTCACTTGATAAAAGTCTTGATTATGGTAATGAAACAGGGAGAACTTTTAATGAAATTTTGCCTGATGAGGGAGAAAATTTAGAAAGAAAATTTATCTGTCAGGAAACCCTAACCACAATCGTTAAGGAACTTTCCAGGGATCTTACAGATCTTGAATGGAATGTATTCATGCTTTATCTGGACAGCAGGTCTTATCAGGAGATTTCAGATCAACTTGATATCAATGTTAAAACCGTGGATAATGCTCTGCAGAGGGCAAGAAAGAAAATTGAGGATCTGCGAGAACATTATAATCTTAAAGGAGTAGTGGGCTAA
- a CDS encoding ComF family protein: MLEFLKDLFYPEKKVCLACERRYDHSEIEGMCDRCLSRFSFINHFCSVCGREVIPATLIGDHPCPECQEKRPPYNFARSVFTYAGYPREVLLEFKYGHRPDLAKPFAHMLRLYYLEYFSDQDIDFIIPVPMHADRKSYRGYNQTERLAEELAKLLKIEYKDVLNRIKNSLPLYTLAKEDRKIELEGAFQLKINRDPELFADKNILVVDDIITTGTTASEISHFILDELKAKNVYFMTLSSVPVHVE; encoded by the coding sequence TTGTTAGAGTTTTTAAAAGATCTTTTTTATCCAGAAAAAAAAGTCTGTCTTGCCTGTGAGCGCAGGTATGACCATTCCGAAATCGAGGGGATGTGTGACCGCTGTTTATCGCGCTTTAGTTTTATCAATCATTTTTGTTCGGTCTGTGGTCGGGAGGTCATTCCTGCTACATTGATCGGTGATCACCCATGTCCTGAGTGTCAGGAAAAGAGGCCACCTTATAATTTTGCCAGAAGTGTATTTACCTATGCAGGTTATCCTAGAGAAGTATTGCTGGAATTCAAATATGGTCATCGACCTGATTTAGCGAAACCTTTTGCTCATATGCTGAGGCTCTATTATCTGGAGTATTTTTCTGATCAAGATATTGATTTTATTATTCCGGTTCCGATGCATGCAGATCGCAAGAGCTACCGGGGCTATAATCAGACAGAAAGGCTGGCTGAAGAGCTGGCAAAACTGCTGAAAATAGAGTACAAGGATGTGTTAAACAGGATAAAAAACAGTTTACCCCTTTATACCCTGGCCAAAGAAGATCGGAAAATAGAATTAGAAGGGGCATTTCAGCTTAAAATTAATCGTGATCCTGAGCTTTTTGCAGATAAAAATATTTTGGTTGTAGATGATATTATCACCACCGGAACAACAGCTTCAGAAATCTCTCACTTTATACTGGATGAACTAAAAGCAAAAAATGTTTATTTCATGACTCTATCTTCTGTACCCGTTCATGTGGAGTAG
- the hpf gene encoding ribosome hibernation-promoting factor, HPF/YfiA family, with protein MKIMTYGKNIDVTPSLKEHAEEKVRKLQKYFNGAREPLEFNITMEVEKERHIVEVTGYVHGLILRAEESTGDMYASIDGVMDKLERQLKKYKTKINDKLIERKQEYKEEYKEERKEQILNKGMEAEEERIDTEVFEPQVVKTKSFPMKPMNVEEACMQMDLIGHDFFVFYNGDTEETNVVYKRNDGNYGLIEPTIG; from the coding sequence ATGAAAATTATGACCTATGGTAAAAACATCGACGTAACACCTTCATTAAAAGAACACGCAGAGGAAAAGGTAAGGAAACTGCAGAAGTATTTCAATGGAGCCAGAGAACCACTAGAGTTTAACATTACCATGGAGGTAGAAAAAGAGCGCCACATCGTTGAGGTTACAGGTTATGTACACGGACTTATTTTACGGGCAGAAGAGTCCACAGGTGACATGTATGCTTCTATTGATGGTGTTATGGACAAATTAGAAAGACAGCTTAAAAAATATAAAACAAAGATTAATGATAAATTGATAGAGCGCAAACAGGAATACAAGGAAGAATATAAGGAAGAAAGAAAAGAACAGATTCTTAATAAGGGTATGGAGGCAGAAGAAGAAAGAATCGATACCGAGGTCTTTGAACCCCAGGTTGTAAAAACTAAAAGCTTTCCAATGAAACCAATGAATGTCGAAGAAGCCTGTATGCAGATGGATCTGATAGGCCACGACTTCTTTGTTTTCTATAATGGTGATACAGAAGAAACCAATGTTGTCTACAAGCGTAATGATGGCAATTATGGCTTGATAGAACCAACAATTGGTTAA